In Archangium violaceum, the following are encoded in one genomic region:
- a CDS encoding GNAT family N-acetyltransferase, which translates to MAQPPAYLIRTERLALRCPSPELAALRQAAVEASREALLPWFTWAKDEPRPVAEHVQVLRRLRGRFDLDEDRIYSVLDADEREFLGELALFKRAGEGARELGYWVSSRHAGKGVATEMLSVLSRLAFEVDGLKRLDIQVAVGNEPSAAVARKLGFTLEGTLRQRPRNDGGPPEDTWLFTLLASEYPTSPAARMPVKAYDITGALLFESGRP; encoded by the coding sequence ATGGCCCAACCTCCCGCCTATCTCATCCGCACCGAGCGACTCGCCCTCCGCTGTCCCTCGCCGGAGCTGGCCGCCCTCCGTCAGGCCGCCGTCGAGGCCAGCCGCGAGGCGCTCCTCCCGTGGTTCACCTGGGCGAAGGACGAGCCCCGTCCCGTGGCCGAGCACGTCCAGGTGCTGCGCCGCCTGCGCGGCAGGTTCGACCTGGACGAGGACCGCATCTACTCGGTGCTCGATGCCGACGAGCGGGAGTTTCTCGGCGAGCTGGCGCTCTTCAAGCGCGCGGGAGAAGGCGCTCGGGAGCTGGGGTACTGGGTGAGCTCGCGGCACGCGGGAAAGGGAGTGGCCACCGAGATGCTCTCGGTGCTGAGCCGGCTGGCCTTCGAGGTGGATGGATTGAAGCGCCTGGACATCCAGGTGGCGGTGGGCAACGAGCCCAGTGCCGCGGTGGCACGCAAGCTGGGCTTCACGCTGGAGGGGACGCTGCGGCAGCGGCCCCGGAACGATGGGGGTCCCCCGGAGGACACGTGGCTCTTCACCCTGCTGGCCAGCGAGTACCCCACGAGCCCCGCCGCGCGCATGCCCGTGAAGGCCTACGACATCACGGGCGCGCTCCTCTTCGAGTCCGGCCGCCCGTAG
- a CDS encoding serine/threonine-protein kinase has translation MTDEEHDSGVAYLNPEESAVPAPVQAQAAVPRSRGSGPARTLLLGSSDHPHSGTHPVSVRGLIPGQVVAERYRVERWLGSGGSAMVHEVTDLTTGEHLALKVLALPSADASQIARFRQEVEHARGLEHPNIVRVHDVGTDGERHFLTTELLVGQDLKHRLLGPRPTLAEALRWLTHAAAALEHAHGRGVLHRDVKPGNLFVTKPGVLKLMDFGLAKSAHVAGVTAQGAVLGTPEYMAPEQISGAFAVSPATDLYSLGVVAYEVLTGQLPFRHPQPVPLMILHVQQPPTPPRTLSPGLPEPFERMVLKLMQKKPDDRYPSAAALRADLARLWPLALPPKAPSV, from the coding sequence GTGACGGACGAGGAGCACGACAGCGGGGTGGCGTATCTCAACCCCGAGGAGAGCGCGGTGCCGGCACCGGTCCAGGCCCAGGCCGCCGTGCCCCGTTCGCGCGGGAGCGGCCCGGCGCGCACGCTGCTGCTGGGGAGCAGCGATCATCCTCATTCTGGCACCCACCCCGTCTCGGTGCGGGGGCTCATCCCGGGGCAGGTGGTGGCCGAGCGCTACCGGGTGGAGCGCTGGCTGGGCTCCGGCGGCAGCGCCATGGTGCACGAGGTGACGGACCTCACCACCGGTGAGCACCTGGCCCTCAAGGTGCTCGCCTTGCCGAGCGCGGATGCCTCGCAGATCGCCCGCTTCCGCCAGGAGGTGGAGCACGCGCGGGGGCTGGAGCATCCCAACATCGTGCGTGTCCATGACGTGGGGACGGATGGGGAGCGGCACTTCCTCACCACGGAGCTGCTGGTGGGGCAGGATCTCAAGCACCGCCTCCTGGGCCCCCGTCCGACGCTGGCGGAGGCGCTGCGGTGGCTCACGCACGCGGCGGCCGCGCTGGAGCATGCCCATGGGCGTGGCGTGCTGCACCGCGACGTGAAGCCGGGCAACCTCTTCGTCACGAAGCCGGGCGTGCTCAAGCTGATGGATTTCGGGCTCGCCAAGAGCGCGCACGTGGCGGGCGTGACGGCGCAGGGCGCGGTGCTCGGTACTCCCGAGTACATGGCTCCCGAGCAGATCTCCGGTGCGTTCGCGGTGTCGCCCGCGACGGACCTCTACTCGCTGGGGGTGGTGGCCTACGAGGTGCTCACGGGGCAGCTGCCCTTCCGCCACCCGCAGCCGGTGCCGCTCATGATTCTGCACGTGCAGCAGCCGCCCACGCCGCCGCGCACGCTCAGCCCGGGCCTGCCCGAGCCCTTCGAGCGCATGGTGTTGAAGCTGATGCAGAAGAAGCCGGACGACCGGTACCCGAGCGCCGCAGCGCTGCGGGCGGACCTGGCCCGGCTCTGGCCGCTCGCGCTGCCCCCGAAGGCGCCGTCCGTGTAG